The Brassica napus cultivar Da-Ae chromosome C7, Da-Ae, whole genome shotgun sequence genome has a segment encoding these proteins:
- the LOC125590424 gene encoding uncharacterized protein LOC125590424, whose amino-acid sequence MEIALEYAKGNSLGSYNLLPDYLHKLAEENPGTLAEIETEYNENIGNRFKYMFLAMGASIMGFEHMRKVVVVDGTHLRGKYAGCLLTASAQDGNYQVFPLAIAIIDRENDNSWECFFKKLQAFVPNTHNIMFVSDRHSSIYYRLAKAYPEAKHCACILHLKRNIKTYSKDKNLGFLVAKAGRAYRLADFYKIFNEIKHVNASCAYYLIGIGFEHWAHSHFPGRRYNIMTSNIAESWNAVLREAREYPMLALVEFIRAKLMSWFSTRGSTISASLDNFTPKVMEILVVNFESSAGFEVKKIKHLEYEVRNKEECSFHVDISKRFCCCFEFQLLEIPCQHAIAAAIVAKVKVDSLVAEEYTQNAMVAAYVGSVAPVIHTDNIIELTGQLSELDMLPPSSRRPPGRPRKKRFLSRGEVRMKTPRRHTVCSRCKGCGHNRATCKTPIS is encoded by the exons ATGGAAATTGCTTTGGAATATGCCAAAGGAAACTCACTAGGCTCTTACAATCTACTTCCTGATTACCTCCATAAACTAGCAGAAGAAAACCCTGGAACCCTAGCCGAGATTGAAACTGAATACAACGAGAACATAGGAAACAGGTTTAAATACATGTTTCTAGCTATGGGTGCTTCTATTATGGGATTTGAGCACATGAGAAAAGTTGTAGTTGTCGATGGAACCCATTTGAGAGGAAAATATGCTGGGTGTCTTCTAACTGCATCTGCCCAAGACGGCAATTACCAAGTGTTTCCACTAGCCATTGCTATCATCGACAGAGAAAATGATAACTCGTGGGAGTGTTTCTTCAAAAAGTTACAAGCATTCGTTCCAAATACACACAATATCATGTTTGTATCTGATAGACATTCATCTATCTATTACAGATTGGCCAAG GCTTATCCAGAAGCAAAACACTGTGCATGCATCCTTCATTTAAAGAGAAATATCAAGACTTattccaaagataagaatctAGGATTCTTGGTTGCAAAAGCTGGAAGGGCATATAGGTTGGCTGACTTCTACAAGATTTTCAATGAGATAAAACATGTCAATGCCTCTTGTGCATATTATCTAATTGGAATAGGATTTGAGCATTGGGCACATTCCCATTTCCCCGGACGTCGTTACAATATTATGACGAGTAACATTGCAGAATCATGGAATGCAGTGCTTCGTGAGGCCAGAGAATACCCTATGTTGGCCCTTGTAGAATTTATTAGGGCAAAGCTAATGTCTTGGTTTTCTACTAGGGGCtcaacaatctcagcaagtttAGACAATTTCACACCGAAAGTAATGGAAATTCTCGTAGTTAATTTCGAGTCTTCGGCAGGTTTCGAagtgaagaaaataaaacacttGGAGTATGAAGTACGGAACAAGGAAGAGTGTTCTTTCCACGTCGACATTTCCAAAcgattttgttgttgttttgagtTTCAACTCCTCGAAATTCCTTGTCAACATGCAATAGCAGCGGCCATCGTAGCCAAGGTAAAAGTCGATTCATTGGTAGCTGAAGAGTACACCCAGAATGCAATGGTTGCTGCCTATGTGGGCAGTGTCGCTCCAGTGATTCATACCGATAATATCATAGAACTCACTGGTCAATTGTCAGAGTTAGATATGCTTCCACCATCTAGCAGGCGTCCCCCTGGCCGTCCACGTAAGAAACGTTTCCTATCTCGTGGCGAAGTTCGT ATGAAGACACCAAGAAGACATACTGTATGTAGTCGTTGCAAAGGTTGTGGTCACAATCGTGCAACATGCAAAACCCCTATCAGTTAA